A region from the Anomaloglossus baeobatrachus isolate aAnoBae1 chromosome 11, aAnoBae1.hap1, whole genome shotgun sequence genome encodes:
- the LOC142257187 gene encoding uncharacterized protein LOC142257187 has protein sequence MDHYQGFEVGAEVELNDGFSLLEDSAAVTVENKLDLPAWHQLHYIDDSSSDDSLDHQLVFSSSSEGKNMEKTKYVPEVRTPPNQGNNQLEWQIFSTSETPLQNDESSVAWSDAFISEHQDQTCLLGPSLEEIEISHLEILPAPNLSPSPTLTTELHQEMPSTEESDETELFGKYSYYNAKTQSVGTVKPWVRSHKCTKCGRQFGRMYNLESHMCIKEALTKVRPGNIMSNNLSNMYDLRAKCEQTEESMNRLEKMCAEAQRELHNLQELYKKEEEKAPLRNSVKIREEEPAPDNTILWYKRPFTCPRCGRSFKRSFSLGSHVCYSDEKLSIPQPSASTAVDFNPVYPSQVISAGSENENGANQGKVFKCQNCGKVFNRQSSYGTHMRWHKSENELVASVKKSMSAGNLGGLLASTGVTKKTGPTFTCQECGRVFNKLCSYSTHTLWHVRRRNSECSSAVNQVAEGEEMRMEEAKVPSLPAAYTLTCEECGRVFHKTSAYSNHKRWHIKERELVLQVRAASQAPLARGDANTMGHYLNKSLKESNGKALPISDLEVDHLRGYESLPNQESLTMLDDLDQQRTSLEVPEFIFELVVGTESFHEGLTSTDQQITQNVEVLRDAEETTSRTQTSLFISDTKEPSEGPVPPSLVLPYEFLVHLFKRPRPPYRCRECGVYFSQSWRMKLHQKKGATRRPGWKKHRCNCGRSPAGLLHLLRHQLQHLSHTVFTCATCGKLLRGYRRLQAHSWMHPLVSQFQCDCGARFRRLPRYLWHSILNKTKGRRRGEKRPTAT, from the exons ATGGATCATTATCAGGGCTTTGAGGTCGGTGCTGAAGTTGAATTGAATGACGGCTTCTCCTTGTTGGAGGACTCGGCTGCAGTGACGGTG GAGAATAAGTTGGACCTTCCCGCCTGGCACCAACTCCATTACATTGACGATTCGAGCAGTGATGACAGCCTGGACCACCAGCTTGTGTTCTCCTCGTCATCGGAGGGGAAGAATATGGAAAAAACTAAATATGTGCCCGAAGTCAGGACCCCGCCGAATCAAGGAAATAATCAATTGGAATGGCAAATCTTCTCCACCTCTGAGACCCCCCTGCAGAACGACGAGTCGTCAGTGGCATGGAGCGATGCGTTTATCAGTGAACATCAAGACCAGACTTGTCTCTTAGGACCAAGTTTGGAAGAGATCGAAATCTCGCACTTGGAAATTTTACCAGCTCCGAATTTAAGTCCTTCTCCCACTCTGACCACCGAGCTTCATCAAGAAATGCCCTCCACCGAAGAAAGTGACGAAACAGAGCTATTCGGGAAATATAGTTACTACAATGCAAAAACCCAGAGTGTGGGAACGGTGAAGCCCTGGGTGCGGAGCCACAAGTGCACCAAGTGCGGGCGTCAGTTTGGGCGGATGTACAACCTGGAGAGCCACATGTGCATCAAGGAGGCCCTGACTAAGGTCAGACCGGGCAATATAATGTCCAATAACCTCTCGAATATGTATGATTTACGGGCCAAGTGTGAACAAACTGAAGAGTCGATGAATAGGTTGGAGAAGATGTGTGCCGAGGCGCAGAGGGAGCTTCACAACCTGCAGGAACTGTACAAGAAAGAAGAGGAGAAGGCTCCCCTGAGGAATTCGGTGAAAATTCGTGAAGAAGAACCAGCCCCTGACAATACAATATTGTGGTACAAACGTCCTTTTACTTGTCCCCGTTGCGGGCGCAGCTTCAAGAGAAGTTTTAGTCTAGGGTCTCATGTGTGCTACAGTGACGAAAAGCTGAGCATCCCTCAACCCAGTGCTTCAACAGCCGTGGACTTCAACCCGGTCTACCCAAGTCAGGTTATATCTGCTGGAAGTGAGAACGAGAACGGAGCCAATCAAGGGAAAGTCTTCAAATGCCAAAATTGTGGGAAAGTGTTCAATAGACAGTCATCTTACGGAACCCACATGAGATGGCACAAGAGCGAGAACGAACTGGTGGCCTCTGTGAAAAAGTCAATGTCCGCCGGCAACCTCGGAGGTCTCCTGGCTTCTACAGGAGTGACAAAGAAAACCGGGCCAACGTTTACGTGCCAGGAGTGTGGCCGAGTCTTTAATAAACTATGCTCGTATTCTACCCACACTCTTTGGCATGTCAGGAGAAGAAATTCGGAATGTTCCTCGGCTGTAAACCAAGTAGCGGAGGGTGAGGAGATGAGGATGGAAGAAGCCAAGGTCCCCTCTCTACCTGCCGCGTACACCCTCACTTGCGAGGAATGCGGGCGAGTGTTTCACAAGACGTCGGCCTACTCCAACCACAAACGTTGGCACATAAAAGAACGAGAGCTCGTCCTACAAGTCAGAGCCGCGTCCCAGGCCCCCCTGGCCAGAGGTGACGCCAATACCATGGGACATTATCTAAACAAGTCTTTGAAAGAGAGCAACGGTAAAGCTTTGCCTATTTCCGACCTTGAGGTTGACCATTTACGAGGTTACGAGAGTCTGCCCAACCAAGAAAGTCTGACTATGCTGGATGATCTTGACCAGCAGAGGACTTCTTTAGAGGTCCCAGAATTCATTTTTGAGCTAGTAGTGGGGACAGAAAGTTTCCACGAGGGCTTAACAAGCACAGATCAGCAGATAACCCAAAATGTAGAGGTTTTGAGGGACGCGGAGGAGACCACATCAAGGACCCAAACCAGTTTGTTCATCTCGGACACCAAGGAACCCAGTGAGGGTCCTGTTCCACCATCTTTGGTGCTACCTTATGAGTTTTTGGTTCACCTTTTTAAAAGGCCAAGGCCACCATACAGATGTCGGGAATGTGGCGTCTACTTTTCCCAGTCCTGGAGGATGAAGCTTCACCAGAAGAAGGGTGCAACGCGGAGACCTGGGTGGAAGAAGCATCGATGCAACTGTGGCCGATCTCCGGCGGGTTTACTGCACTTGCTCCGCCACCAGTTGCAGCATCTCAGCCACACGGTTTTTACCTGTGCCACGTGCGGAAAGTTGTTGAGAGGTTATCGGCGGCTTCAAGCCCACAGTTGGATGCACCCGCTTGTATCCCAGTTCCAGTGCGACTGTGGGGCACGGTTTAGGCGATTGCCGAGGTATCTGTGGCATTCCATATTGAATAAGACGAAAGGGAGAAGACGAGGAGAGAAGAGGCCGACTGCAACGTGA